The following are encoded in a window of Primulina eburnea isolate SZY01 chromosome 4, ASM2296580v1, whole genome shotgun sequence genomic DNA:
- the LOC140829999 gene encoding protein PROTON GRADIENT REGULATION 5, chloroplastic-like codes for MTTKIFYHSTQDLIPTEKMATSLSATASLGSWGTSISGGEDNTMALQSKAAAAAAPHSRVARSVRLRPVMRNVNEGKGIFAPVVVVARNIIGKKKFNQLRGKAIALHSQVITEFCKSIGADPKQRQALIRIAKKNGERLGFLA; via the exons ATGACCACCAAAATCTTCTATCACTCAACTCAAGATCTCATCCCAACAGAAAAAATGGCTACTTCGCTTTCCGCAACTGCTTCTCTAGGAAGCTGGGGCACGTCCATCTCCGGAGGCGAAGACAACACCATGGCGCTGCAGTCcaaggcggcggcggcggcggcgccACATTCCAGGGTGGCGCGGTCGGTCCGGTTGCGTCCGGTGATGAGGAATGTGAATGAAGGGAAAGGCATCTTCGCTCCAGTTGTGGTGGTGGCGCGTAATATTATTGGGAAGAAGAAGTTCAATCAACTGAGGGGCAAAGCCATCGCTCTACACTCGCAG GTAATAACCGAGTTTTGCAAATCAATAGGGGCAGACCCAAAGCAACGGCAAGCATTGATTCGAATTGCGAAGAAGAATGGAGAACGGCTTGGATTTCTTGCGTGA